One window of Mus caroli chromosome 11, CAROLI_EIJ_v1.1, whole genome shotgun sequence genomic DNA carries:
- the Cep131 gene encoding centrosomal protein of 131 kDa, whose translation MKGSRTITATPEGSPEGVDLSLIGLPPPMSQRPGSASATRSIFRSMSVATGSEPRKKALEATGPGGPRAINNLRRSNSTTQVNQSWTGSPRPAEPTDFLMLFEGSTSGRRRVASLSKASSEKGATWNVLDEQPRGLALPASAQSPSTLDSALGPRRKECPLAPSFTANNRSNKGAVGNCVTTMVHNHYASSKTVSPPKSSNQTAPSLNNIVKAAAREGGEGSDLGKPRKNLSSASQSARGTTGLLRRREVTEEEAERFIHQVNQAAVTIQRWYRCQVQRRRAGAAALEHLLASKREGQRQRLGGGNLLELHRQEEAARKKAREEKARQARQAAIQELQQKRAQKASEAEHRRPKDRPETRAPEQPRPTQEPGCVTHPKANNAGASIYPTGPVDPCPPASESSPERWQSPEDKPQDIHSQGEARQDLAVSGSSRGKARARATLDDLLDTLKLLEEEPEPLSHPKAYHKDRYAWTDEEEDANSLTADNLEKFGKLSAAPGPPDDGTLLSEAKLQSIMTFLDEMEKSGQERPAPWRESLVLEAGPGSEGRTSVMRLKLELEEKKQAMALLQRALAQQRDLTVRRVKETEKELTRQLRQQKEQYEATIQRHLSFIDQLIEDKKVLSEKCEAVVAELKHGDQRCRERVAQMQEQHELEIKKLKELMSATEKIRREKWINEKTKKIKEITVRGLEPEIQKLIAKHKQEVRRLRGLHEAELQQREEQAAQRHLRQAEELRQHLDREREVLGQQERERAQQRFEQHLEQEQRALEQQRRRLYNEVAEEKERLGQQAARQRAELEELRQQLEESSAALTRALRAEFERSREEQERRHQMELKALKDQLEAERQAWVASCAKKEEAWLLTRERELKEEIRKGRDQEIELVIHRLEADMTLAKEESERAAESRVKRVRDKYETELSELEQSERKLQERCSELKGRLGEAEGEKERLQSLVRQKEKELEDLRVVNTQMCSERANLAQVVRQEFAEQLAASQEETQRVKVELAELQARQQVELDEVHRRVKTALARKEAAVNSLRKQHEAAVKRADHLEELLEQHKGSSLSSK comes from the exons GCCAGCAGAGCCCACCGACTTCCTGATGCTCTTTGAGGGCAGCACCAGTGGGAGAAGAAGGGTGGCCAGTCTTAGCAAGGCATCCAGCGAGAAGGGAGCCACGTGGAACGTCCTG GATGAGCAGCCCAGGGGCTTGGCTTTGCCAGCCAGTGCTCAGAGTCCCAGCACCCTTGACTCTGCCTTGGGCCCACGGAGGAAGGAGTGTCCTCTGGCACCCAGCTTCACCGCTAACAACAG GAGCAACAAAGGTGCTGTGGGCAACTGTGTCACCACCATGGTGCATAACCACTATGCCTCCTCGAAGACGGTGTCACCCCCCAAGAGCTCCAACCAGACAGCCCCCTCCCTCAA CAATATTGTGAAGGCAGCAGCCCGTGAGGGAGGTGAGGGCAGCGACTTGGGGAAGCCTCGGAAGAACTTGTCCAGTGCCAGTCAGTCCGCTCGGGGCACCACCGGCCTGCTGAGGCGGAGGGAGGTGactgaagaggaagctgagag GTTCATCCATCAGGTAAACCAGGCTGCAGTTACCATCCAGCGCTGGTACCGCTGCCAGGTACAGAGGCGCCGAGCGGGAGCAGCAGCCCTTGAGCACCTGCTGGCGTCCAAGCGAGAG gggcagaggcagcgGTTGGGAGGTGGGAACCTTCTGGAACTGCACCGGCAGGAGGAGGCAGCAAGGAAGAAGGCCCGGGAGGAAAAGGCTCGCCAGGCCAGGCAGGCAGCCATTCAG GAACTACAACAGAAACGAGCCCAGAAGGCAAGTGAGGCCGAGCACAGGCGGCCTAAGGACAGACCAGAGACCCGAGCACCGGAGCAGCCTCGACCCACGCAGGAGCCAGGCTGCGTCACACACCCTAAGGCCAACAACGCTG GTGCCAGCATCTACCCCACAGGCCCCGTGGACccctgccctcctgcctctgaaTCATCTCCAGAGCGATGGCAGTCTCCAGAGGACAAGCCACAG GACATCCATTCTCAGGGGGAAGCCAGACAGGACCTGGCAGTGTCAGGCTCTTCCAGGGGCAAGGCCAGGGCCAGAGCAACCCTGGACGATCTTCTGGACACACTGaagctgctggaggaggagccaGAGCCGCTGTCTCACCCCAAGGCCTACCATAAGGACAGATATGCCTGGACTGACGAG GAAGAGGATGCCAACTCCCTGACAGCTGACAACCTGGAGAAGTTTGGGAAACTCAGTGCAGCCCCTGGCCCCCCTGATGACGGGACCCTGCTCTCAGAGGCCAAGCTTCAGAGCATTATGACCTTCCTGGATGAGAtggagaagtcaggacaggagcggCCAGCACCCTGGCGGGAG AGCCTGGTGCTAGAGGCGGGCCCAGGATCTGAGGGACGCACATCTGTGATGCGGCTGAAGCTGGAGCTGGAGGAGAAGAAACAGGCCATGGCTCTGCTGCAGAGAGCTCTG GCGCAACAGCGTGACCTCACTGTTCGACGTgttaaggagacagagaaggagctgaCCCGGCAGCTGCGGCAGCAGAAGGAGCAGTATGAGGCCACCATCCAACGGCACTTGTCCTTCATTGACCAG CTGATCGAAGACAAGAAAGTTCTGAGCGAGAAGTGTGAGGCAGTGGTGGCTGAACTGAAGCACGGGGACCAGCGGTGTCGGGAGCGCGTGGCCCAGATGCAGGAGCAGCACGAACTG GAGATCAAGAAACTCAAAGAACTCATGAGTGCCACCGAGAAAATCCGGCGTGAGAAGTGGATCAATGAGAAAACGAAGAAGATCAAGGAAATCACAGTCAGAG GTCTAGAGCCTGAGATCCAGAAACTAATTGCCAAGCACAAGCAAGAGGTGAGGAGGCTCAGGGGCCTGCACGAGGCTGAGCTGCAGCAGCGTGAAGAGCAGGCCGCACAGCGCCACCTGCGTCAGGCAGAAGAGCTGCGGCAGCACCTGGACCGGGAGAGGGAGGTGCTGGGCCAGCAGGAGCGGGAGCGCGCCCAGCAGAG GTTTGAGCAGCACCTGGAGCAGGAACAGCGGGCATTggagcagcagcggcggcggctcTACAATGAGGTGGCCGAGGAGAAGGAGCGACTGGGCCAGCAGGCAGCCAG GCAGCGGgcggagctggaggagctgaggcagCAGCTGGAGGAGAGCAGTGCGGCCCTGACTCGGGCCCTGAGAGCCGAGTTCGAGAGGAGCCGAGAGGAGCAGGAGCGGAGGCACCAG ATGGAGCTGAAGGCCCTGAAGGACCAGCTGGAAGCTGAGAGACAGGCGTGGGTGGCCAGCTGTGCCAAGAAGGAG GAAGCATGGCTGCTGACCAGGGAACGTGAGCTGAAGGAGGAGATCCGAAAAGGCCGAGACCAGGAGATTGAGTTGGTCATCCACCGGCTGGAGGCCGATATGACACTGGCCAAGGAGGAGAGCGAGAGAGCAGCCGAGAGCCG tgTCAAGCGTGTGCGTGATAAGTATGAAACAGAGCTCTCGGAGCTGGAGCAGTCGGAGCGGAAGCTTCAGGAGCGGTGCTCGGAGCTGAAAGGCCGCCTGGGGGAGGCCGAAGGGGAGAAGGAGCGACTGCAGTCCCTAGTACggcagaaggagaaggaactAGAAGACCTGCGGGTG GTGAACACACAGATGTGCAGTGAGCGGGCCAACCTGGCCCAGGTGGTGCGGCAGGAGTTTGCAGAGCAGCTGGCAGCCTCCCAGGAGGAGACCCAGAGGGTGAAAGTGGAGCTCGCAGAGCTGCAGGCCCGCCAGCAGGTGGAGCTAGACGAGGTGCACCGGAG GGTGAAGACAGCTCTAGCGAGGAAGGAGGCGGCCGTGAACAGTCTCCGCAAACAGCATGAG GCTGCCGTGAAGCGGGCGGACCACCTAGAGGAACTGCTGGAGCAACACAAAGGGTCATCTCTGAGTTCTAAGTGA